The Antarcticibacterium sp. 1MA-6-2 genome has a window encoding:
- a CDS encoding RNA polymerase sigma factor translates to MENTSTTDAALVRSYLQGNENSLSTLITRHQSRIFSFIYSKVFDKDVAEDIFQDTFIKVINTLKRGKYNEEGKFLPWVMRIAHNLIIDHFRKNKRMPMFENKGDFNIFSVLCDGDLNIEKQLIKDQIEIDVQELIKELPEDQLEVLTMRIYKDMSFKEISERTGVSINTALGRMRYALINLRKIIEKHNLILTN, encoded by the coding sequence ATGGAAAATACCAGTACAACAGATGCTGCTTTAGTACGATCGTACCTACAGGGGAATGAAAACTCACTTTCAACTCTTATAACCCGCCACCAGAGCCGGATCTTTAGTTTTATCTATTCTAAGGTTTTTGATAAAGATGTGGCCGAGGATATTTTTCAGGATACCTTTATTAAAGTGATTAATACTTTAAAAAGAGGGAAATATAATGAAGAAGGAAAGTTTCTTCCCTGGGTAATGCGTATCGCTCATAACTTAATTATTGACCACTTTAGGAAAAATAAGAGAATGCCAATGTTTGAGAACAAAGGCGACTTCAATATTTTTTCTGTTTTGTGTGATGGAGATCTTAATATTGAAAAACAATTAATTAAGGATCAAATAGAAATTGATGTTCAGGAATTAATAAAGGAATTACCTGAAGATCAACTTGAAGTTCTTACCATGAGGATTTATAAAGATATGAGTTTTAAAGAGATCTCTGAGAGAACAGGTGTTAGTATTAATACGGCCCTGGGAAGAATGAGATATGCTTTAATTAATCTTCGAAAAATAATTGAGAAACATAACTTAATTTTAACAAATTAA
- the nth gene encoding endonuclease III: MNKKEKVQFVIDKLNEIYPQVPIPLDHKDPYTLLIAVLLSAQSTDLRVNQITPILFNIADNPYDMVKLSIDEIRDIIKPVGLSPMKSKGIHGLSEILIEKYNGQVPADFEALEALPAVGHKTASVVMSQAFNIPAFPVDTHIHRLMFRWNLSNGKNVVQTEKDAKRIFPKDLWNILHLQIIWYGRQYSPARGWDLEKDIITKTIGRKSVLEEYYQKKKK; encoded by the coding sequence ATGAATAAGAAGGAAAAGGTACAATTTGTTATAGATAAGCTAAATGAAATTTATCCACAGGTTCCAATTCCTTTAGATCATAAAGATCCTTACACTTTATTAATTGCTGTACTTCTCTCAGCTCAAAGTACCGATCTTAGGGTAAATCAAATTACGCCAATCCTGTTCAACATTGCCGATAATCCTTACGACATGGTAAAATTGTCTATTGATGAAATAAGGGATATTATAAAACCCGTTGGTCTGTCTCCCATGAAATCTAAAGGCATTCACGGATTAAGTGAAATATTGATCGAAAAATATAACGGACAGGTACCAGCCGATTTCGAAGCTTTGGAAGCTTTACCTGCTGTAGGCCATAAAACGGCCAGCGTGGTTATGTCACAGGCTTTTAATATTCCGGCTTTTCCTGTAGATACGCATATTCATCGGTTGATGTTCCGGTGGAATTTAAGCAATGGAAAAAATGTGGTGCAGACTGAGAAAGATGCTAAAAGAATTTTTCCAAAAGATTTATGGAATATTCTCCACCTACAGATTATTTGGTATGGACGACAGTACTCTCCTGCAAGAGGTTGGGATCTTGAAAAAGATATTATAACAAAAACTATAGGTAGAAAGTCAGTTCTCGAAGAATACTACCAAAAGAAAAAGAAGTAG
- the bcp gene encoding thioredoxin-dependent thiol peroxidase — protein sequence MTSIKPGDNAPDFTSQDQDGNTIKLSDYKGKKLVLFFYPKASTPGCTAEACNLRDNWEYFQNKGYEILGVSADSQKRQKNFKKKNNLPYPLLADEDKAVIEAYEVWGPKKFMGKEYDGIHRTTFVIDEEGKIEDVIGKVKTKEHSAQIL from the coding sequence ATGACATCAATAAAACCAGGAGATAATGCTCCCGATTTCACCTCGCAGGATCAGGACGGAAACACCATAAAACTTTCAGATTATAAGGGTAAAAAACTTGTTCTTTTTTTCTACCCAAAAGCAAGCACGCCGGGATGCACTGCAGAAGCTTGTAATCTTCGTGATAACTGGGAATATTTTCAAAACAAAGGTTATGAAATTTTAGGTGTAAGTGCAGATTCCCAAAAGAGACAGAAAAATTTTAAAAAGAAGAATAACCTTCCTTATCCTTTACTGGCAGACGAGGATAAAGCTGTTATCGAAGCATACGAAGTATGGGGTCCCAAGAAATTTATGGGAAAAGAATATGACGGAATTCATCGAACTACTTTTGTAATAGATGAAGAAGGAAAAATAGAAGATGTTATAGGTAAGGTAAAAACAAAAGAACATTCAGCTCAAATTCTTTGA
- the tsaE gene encoding tRNA (adenosine(37)-N6)-threonylcarbamoyltransferase complex ATPase subunit type 1 TsaE yields the protein MSLTYELSEIDSIAMLLLSKVKSKTLLFYGEMGAGKTTLIKALVKALGAPDLASSPTFSLVNEYQTDHGKIFHFDFYRIKDEGEALDMGIEDYLNSDSWKLIEWPQKIENLLDEDVQKLKISMKNHGARKLKFC from the coding sequence ATGAGCTTGACCTACGAGCTGTCAGAAATTGATAGTATAGCTATGCTGTTACTTTCCAAAGTTAAGAGCAAAACGCTATTATTTTACGGAGAAATGGGGGCCGGAAAAACGACCCTCATAAAAGCGCTTGTTAAAGCTCTTGGTGCGCCAGACCTGGCCTCCAGCCCAACATTCTCATTAGTTAACGAATACCAAACAGATCACGGTAAGATCTTCCATTTTGATTTTTACCGAATCAAAGACGAAGGCGAAGCACTGGACATGGGAATTGAAGATTATCTCAATTCCGATTCCTGGAAGCTGATCGAATGGCCTCAAAAAATTGAAAATTTATTGGATGAGGACGTTCAAAAACTTAAAATTTCCATGAAAAACCATGGGGCAAGAAAGTTAAAGTTTTGTTAA
- a CDS encoding bifunctional response regulator/alkaline phosphatase family protein — translation MTKIKILWADDEIDLLKPHIIFLQSKNYEVTTCKSGMEAVEQVDKENFDIVFLDENMPGLTGLETLSEIKEKRAEIPVVMITKSEEEYIMEEAIGSKIADYLIKPVNPHQILLSLKKNLDISRLVTEKTTSSYQQEFRKIAMDMMGINSFEGWADLYQRLLYWELQLENIEDSGMFEILESQKLEANSQFCKFIDKNYPAWFDNNADAPVMSHTLFKNKILPEISKERPTLLVVVDNLRYDQWKSFEPTINNYYKKEQETPYYSILPTATQYARNAIFSGLMPSEMEKLFPKYWLNDTDEGGKNLFEAEFLESQLKRLGANIKHEYHKISSLKAGKKLVENFKTQKENDLTVVVYNFVDMLSHSKTEMEVIKELASNDKSYRSLTQSWFKNSPLLEIIQQAQQSGFKLIITTDHGTINVKTPSKVIGDKETSLNLRYKTGKSLTYEDKDVLAAKDPKKIHLPSINMSSSFIFAKGDMFFAYPNNYNYYVNYFRNTYQHGGVSMEEMIIPFAVLLPR, via the coding sequence ATGACTAAAATAAAAATACTTTGGGCAGATGATGAAATTGATCTTCTAAAACCACACATCATCTTCCTGCAATCGAAAAATTACGAAGTCACCACCTGCAAGAGTGGTATGGAAGCAGTGGAACAGGTTGACAAAGAAAATTTTGATATTGTTTTTCTCGATGAGAATATGCCGGGACTCACAGGTCTCGAAACATTATCTGAAATTAAAGAAAAACGTGCCGAGATTCCTGTGGTCATGATTACAAAGAGCGAAGAGGAATATATAATGGAGGAAGCCATAGGTTCCAAAATTGCTGATTATCTAATTAAACCTGTGAATCCCCATCAAATACTACTTAGCCTTAAAAAGAACCTCGATATTTCCAGACTGGTGACTGAGAAAACAACATCCAGCTATCAACAGGAGTTCCGGAAAATTGCTATGGATATGATGGGTATCAATTCCTTTGAGGGTTGGGCAGACCTGTATCAAAGATTGTTATACTGGGAATTGCAACTGGAAAACATTGAAGACAGTGGGATGTTTGAAATTCTGGAAAGTCAAAAACTTGAGGCTAATAGCCAGTTCTGTAAATTTATAGACAAAAATTATCCCGCCTGGTTTGATAATAATGCAGATGCTCCAGTAATGTCGCATACTTTATTTAAAAACAAGATCCTCCCCGAAATTTCCAAAGAGAGGCCAACACTTCTGGTAGTAGTAGACAACCTGAGATACGATCAATGGAAATCTTTTGAGCCTACTATAAATAATTACTACAAAAAAGAACAGGAGACTCCTTATTATAGCATTTTGCCTACAGCAACCCAATATGCGAGAAATGCTATCTTTTCAGGCCTAATGCCCAGCGAAATGGAAAAGCTGTTTCCAAAGTACTGGTTAAATGATACAGACGAAGGAGGAAAAAACCTTTTTGAAGCAGAATTTTTAGAGTCCCAACTAAAGCGACTGGGAGCTAACATTAAACATGAGTACCATAAAATATCCAGCCTTAAAGCAGGAAAGAAACTTGTTGAAAATTTCAAAACCCAGAAGGAAAACGATCTCACAGTAGTAGTTTATAATTTTGTGGATATGCTTTCCCATTCCAAGACTGAGATGGAAGTAATTAAAGAACTTGCTTCAAATGATAAATCCTACAGATCGTTAACACAAAGCTGGTTCAAAAACTCACCCCTTCTTGAGATCATACAACAGGCACAGCAATCAGGCTTTAAATTAATTATCACTACAGACCACGGCACTATTAACGTGAAAACTCCATCCAAGGTTATAGGGGATAAGGAAACCAGCCTAAATCTAAGGTATAAAACAGGAAAAAGCCTCACCTACGAGGACAAAGATGTTTTAGCCGCTAAAGATCCTAAAAAAATTCATCTGCCAAGTATCAATATGAGCAGCTCATTTATTTTTGCCAAGGGAGATATGTTTTTTGCCTACCCCAATAACTATAATTATTATGTAAATTATTTTAGAAACACCTACCAGCATGGTGGTGTTTCCATGGAGGAGATGATCATCCCCTTTGCGGTCTTATTGCCTAGATAA
- a CDS encoding HD domain-containing protein, translating to MAIKTKLKIFNDPIYGFITIPSEGVFNIIAHPYFQRLRRISQMGMSYLVYPGAHHTRFHHALGSLHLMQKTVDLLRFKGINISGEEEEGLYIAILMHDIGHGPFSHAMEHTIVEGVSHECISLLFMEEMNKDFNQSLTLGIEIFKGTYHRKFMNELVSSQLDMDRLDYLKRDSFYTGVPEGNINSERIITMLNVLDDQLVVEEKGIYSVEKFLVARRLMYWQVYLHKTGVAAEQLLIRILKRAKELIESGESLHCSPSFSYFLNNRIRKEDFDAEVLQRFSKLDDYDIISAMKQWTDHHDFVLRNLSSMLLNRDLLKVKLKKKPIDLQKLTKHKNNLQKKYQISEAEASYFVFHGEISNVAYSTDAKKIKILHPNGKTSDVTKASDQLNLKALSRPVTKYYICYPKPKD from the coding sequence TTGGCTATTAAAACAAAACTCAAAATATTTAACGACCCAATTTACGGTTTTATTACCATACCCAGTGAAGGGGTGTTTAATATCATTGCTCATCCTTACTTTCAAAGATTGCGCAGGATATCTCAAATGGGGATGTCTTATCTCGTTTATCCGGGCGCTCATCATACCCGTTTTCATCATGCTTTGGGTTCCCTGCATCTTATGCAAAAAACCGTAGACTTGCTTCGTTTTAAAGGCATTAATATATCTGGAGAGGAGGAGGAGGGACTTTATATTGCTATTCTTATGCACGATATTGGTCACGGACCTTTCTCCCATGCCATGGAACACACCATAGTAGAAGGTGTTTCTCATGAGTGTATTTCGCTACTTTTCATGGAAGAAATGAATAAAGACTTTAACCAAAGTTTAACTCTCGGAATTGAAATATTTAAAGGTACCTACCACAGGAAATTTATGAATGAGCTTGTTTCAAGTCAACTGGATATGGATAGGCTCGATTATCTTAAAAGAGACAGTTTTTACACAGGGGTACCCGAAGGAAATATAAATAGCGAAAGAATCATCACCATGCTTAATGTTTTAGATGATCAACTGGTGGTGGAGGAAAAAGGAATATATTCCGTAGAGAAATTTCTGGTCGCACGCAGGTTAATGTACTGGCAGGTATACCTTCATAAAACCGGGGTTGCTGCAGAGCAACTTCTCATTAGGATTTTAAAAAGAGCAAAAGAACTCATAGAGTCAGGAGAAAGTTTGCATTGCAGCCCATCTTTCTCTTACTTCCTGAACAATAGAATTCGTAAGGAAGACTTTGATGCCGAAGTGCTTCAGAGGTTTTCTAAACTGGATGATTACGATATAATTTCAGCAATGAAACAATGGACAGATCATCATGATTTTGTTCTGCGGAATTTGAGCAGCATGTTATTAAACCGGGATCTTCTTAAGGTAAAGCTCAAAAAAAAACCGATAGATCTGCAAAAGCTCACAAAACATAAAAATAACCTTCAGAAGAAATATCAAATTTCTGAAGCTGAAGCTTCCTATTTTGTGTTTCATGGGGAAATTTCAAATGTAGCCTACAGCACTGATGCTAAAAAAATAAAAATCCTGCACCCCAACGGGAAAACGAGTGACGTTACCAAAGCATCAGATCAATTAAATCTCAAGGCTCTCTCGCGGCCTGTTACCAAATATTATATCTGTTACCCGAAGCCGAAAGATTAA
- the lpxD gene encoding UDP-3-O-(3-hydroxymyristoyl)glucosamine N-acyltransferase yields MKFKASQIAEILNGTVEGDPEAEVDKLAKIEEGSKGSLTFLSNPKYTSYIYTTNASITIVKDTFKIEQPINTTLIRVGDPYKAFSTLLEYYNQVKLNKSGIENPHFVDDTAQLGENIYLGAFSYVGKNVKIGDDVKIYPNCYIGDNVTIGNNTVIFAGVRIYSETIIGRECIIHGGVVIGADGFGFSPDETGKYSKVPQIGNVIIEDSVDIGAGTTIDRATLGSTFIRKGVKIDNQVQIAHNVEVGQNTAIAAQTGIAGSTKIGQNCLIGGQVGIAGHLTIGNRVKIQAQSGIGRNINDDEAIQGSPSFGYSDFNKSYVHFKNLPKIVDRLNKLEKKQENG; encoded by the coding sequence ATGAAGTTTAAAGCATCACAAATAGCCGAAATCTTGAATGGAACTGTCGAGGGTGATCCTGAGGCTGAAGTAGATAAATTGGCTAAAATTGAGGAAGGATCAAAAGGTTCCCTTACTTTTTTGAGCAACCCTAAATATACTTCCTACATCTATACTACAAATGCTTCAATTACGATCGTAAAGGATACTTTTAAAATTGAACAGCCAATCAATACAACTCTTATAAGAGTTGGAGACCCTTACAAAGCATTTTCCACTTTGCTCGAATACTATAATCAGGTAAAGCTCAATAAAAGTGGTATTGAAAATCCTCATTTCGTTGATGACACTGCGCAGTTGGGTGAAAACATTTATCTGGGGGCATTTTCTTATGTAGGTAAGAATGTAAAAATTGGCGATGATGTAAAAATATATCCAAACTGTTATATAGGAGATAATGTTACTATTGGGAACAATACTGTAATATTTGCAGGGGTTAGAATATATTCTGAAACCATTATTGGCAGGGAATGCATCATTCATGGAGGTGTTGTTATAGGTGCCGATGGGTTTGGGTTTTCTCCCGATGAAACTGGAAAATATAGCAAAGTTCCCCAGATTGGAAATGTAATCATAGAAGACTCTGTAGATATTGGCGCAGGCACAACAATCGACCGGGCTACTCTTGGTTCTACTTTTATTAGAAAAGGTGTAAAAATAGACAACCAGGTTCAAATTGCCCATAATGTTGAAGTTGGTCAAAACACCGCCATTGCTGCGCAAACAGGCATAGCGGGTTCTACCAAAATAGGCCAGAATTGCCTTATTGGCGGCCAGGTGGGAATAGCGGGGCATTTGACGATAGGGAATAGGGTTAAAATACAGGCGCAGTCTGGGATTGGAAGGAATATTAATGATGATGAAGCTATCCAGGGTTCTCCTTCTTTTGGGTATTCCGATTTCAATAAATCTTATGTCCACTTCAAAAACTTACCAAAAATTGTGGACAGGCTAAATAAACTAGAAAAAAAACAAGAAAATGGCTGA
- a CDS encoding nuclear transport factor 2 family protein produces the protein MSVSDKKVVEGFYKSDFSQNPDDINNFLHPDAELYWNSSAGFNKMNFQDIANLSKEIARSSESLRAEISHLLMDKDQVTIRFTYHIRTVENPDEEIPMAHFIAIWKIQDGKMLKGYQISQLADESPENLSSFLSTNF, from the coding sequence ATGAGTGTAAGCGACAAAAAAGTAGTGGAAGGATTTTATAAATCAGATTTTTCTCAAAATCCTGATGACATAAATAATTTTTTACACCCTGACGCTGAACTCTATTGGAATAGCAGTGCTGGCTTTAATAAGATGAATTTTCAGGATATTGCTAATCTTAGCAAAGAAATTGCCCGTTCCTCTGAAAGTTTGAGAGCAGAAATTAGCCACCTTCTTATGGATAAAGACCAGGTCACCATTAGGTTTACCTATCACATAAGGACAGTAGAAAATCCCGATGAAGAAATTCCTATGGCTCATTTCATTGCTATTTGGAAGATCCAAGATGGTAAAATGTTGAAAGGCTATCAAATAAGCCAGCTAGCTGATGAATCTCCGGAAAATTTAAGTTCATTTCTCTCAACAAACTTCTAA
- the fabG gene encoding 3-oxoacyl-[acyl-carrier-protein] reductase, which produces MKLLEGKNAIITGGSRGIGKGIAEVFAQHGANVAFTYASSVNAANELEKELSEMGIKAKAYKSNAANFEEAQELIKNVAEDFGQIDILVNNAGITKDNLLMRMTEEDFDHVIEVNLKSIFNMTKAIQRTMLKQRSGSIINMSSVVGVKGNAGQSNYAASKAGIIGFSKSMALELGSRNIRTNVIAPGFIETEMTGKLDEKTVEGWRDSIPLKRGGTPEDIANACVFLGSDLSSYITGQVIHVNGGMLT; this is translated from the coding sequence ATGAAATTACTGGAAGGAAAAAATGCCATCATCACAGGTGGAAGCCGCGGAATAGGAAAAGGAATAGCAGAAGTTTTTGCGCAACATGGTGCAAATGTCGCTTTTACCTATGCTTCTTCTGTTAACGCAGCAAATGAGCTTGAAAAGGAATTAAGTGAAATGGGTATTAAAGCAAAAGCTTATAAATCTAATGCTGCAAATTTTGAGGAAGCACAGGAGTTGATAAAAAATGTTGCTGAAGATTTTGGTCAAATCGATATTTTAGTTAATAATGCAGGTATAACAAAGGACAACCTCCTAATGAGAATGACCGAAGAAGACTTTGACCATGTAATTGAAGTTAACCTAAAGTCCATCTTCAATATGACCAAAGCAATTCAACGAACCATGTTGAAGCAACGCAGTGGAAGTATAATAAACATGAGTTCAGTAGTTGGAGTAAAAGGAAACGCCGGGCAATCTAATTATGCAGCTTCAAAAGCCGGAATTATTGGATTTTCAAAATCAATGGCTTTAGAACTGGGATCCAGAAACATAAGAACCAATGTAATTGCACCCGGATTTATAGAAACCGAAATGACAGGTAAACTTGATGAGAAAACTGTAGAAGGCTGGAGAGATTCAATTCCTTTAAAAAGAGGAGGAACCCCTGAGGATATTGCAAATGCCTGTGTTTTCCTGGGTAGTGATCTTAGTAGTTATATTACTGGCCAGGTAATTCACGTTAATGGTGGAATGCTTACATAA
- a CDS encoding VWA domain-containing protein, whose product MEGGDNAKAFISTLRKNPELQEVFDIQTYGFGRDLKMLNPDSITFSENQTNISSAIRDLAKLGTKSQAALVVITDGNQTVGEDYQYLKAGENVDLFTVVVGDTTAQTDLYINSLNVNKYAFLNNNFPVEIFVNYSGKETVNSNIIIRSGNGILFSQALEFDQDKTSHVLNITLPANQLGVKTYQVEISELENERNTVNNSRSFGVEVIDERTKVLILSAVSHPDLGMFKKSIEANEQREAEIALLKNFNISQLNDFQIFIVYQPNNNFKEVFSEFQKRNSNFLVVSGTETNWDFLNSTIPFSKDFISQPQDYLPVYNENYSAFQFEDIGFSKFPPLVDAFGTMNLNIGKFDPLLFQMVEGVPSTTPLLATYEEGTSKRAFLLGENIWKWRAQSFVDNNNFEAFDNFFGKMVQYLASSQKRDRLTVDVKNFFAENEEIIVSAQFFDQNFQFNPGAQLNLTLVNTESNTKLEAQMLPDNNRYIFSADNLEAGEYNYTVREATSGISRSGTFTVLEYNVEQQFSSANISKLRNLAFSVGSEVYFLDTPGQLISDLLEDNRYPSLQKSHEKAVPLISWKILLILLIFSLSAEWFTRKYFGLI is encoded by the coding sequence TTGGAGGGAGGAGACAATGCAAAAGCCTTTATAAGCACCCTTAGAAAGAATCCTGAACTTCAGGAGGTGTTTGATATTCAAACATATGGCTTCGGAAGAGATCTAAAGATGTTGAATCCTGATTCTATTACTTTTTCGGAAAATCAAACTAATATTAGTTCTGCCATTCGTGATCTGGCAAAATTAGGTACGAAAAGCCAGGCAGCTTTGGTGGTGATAACAGATGGTAACCAGACTGTGGGAGAAGACTATCAATATTTAAAAGCAGGAGAAAATGTTGATCTTTTTACTGTAGTAGTTGGGGATACTACCGCTCAAACAGATCTTTATATAAATTCCCTTAATGTAAACAAATACGCTTTTTTAAATAATAATTTTCCGGTAGAGATATTTGTTAATTATTCGGGAAAAGAAACTGTGAACAGCAATATTATAATCCGTTCCGGTAACGGCATTTTATTTTCTCAAGCTTTGGAATTTGATCAGGACAAGACATCTCATGTCCTTAATATAACTCTTCCTGCCAATCAACTGGGAGTAAAAACATATCAGGTTGAAATCTCTGAATTAGAAAATGAGAGGAATACGGTTAACAACTCCAGGAGTTTTGGAGTAGAGGTTATTGATGAACGCACGAAGGTTCTTATCCTCTCTGCAGTCTCACATCCCGATTTGGGTATGTTCAAAAAATCAATTGAAGCGAATGAGCAAAGAGAGGCTGAAATCGCTTTACTTAAAAATTTTAATATCTCACAACTAAATGATTTTCAAATTTTTATAGTCTATCAACCAAACAACAACTTTAAAGAAGTGTTTTCCGAATTTCAAAAGAGAAATTCAAATTTTTTAGTTGTCAGCGGCACAGAAACAAACTGGGATTTTCTGAATTCTACCATACCTTTCAGTAAAGATTTTATTTCCCAACCACAGGATTATCTTCCCGTTTATAACGAAAATTATTCTGCTTTTCAATTTGAAGATATTGGATTTAGCAAATTTCCGCCTCTTGTAGATGCTTTTGGTACTATGAATTTAAATATTGGAAAATTTGATCCTCTTCTTTTTCAAATGGTAGAAGGAGTACCCTCAACTACACCTTTACTGGCAACCTATGAGGAAGGTACATCTAAAAGAGCCTTTTTATTGGGAGAGAATATATGGAAATGGCGAGCACAATCATTTGTAGATAATAACAACTTCGAGGCGTTTGACAATTTCTTCGGAAAAATGGTGCAGTACCTGGCATCCTCTCAAAAGAGAGACCGACTTACGGTGGATGTGAAAAATTTCTTTGCTGAAAATGAGGAGATCATAGTTTCGGCTCAATTCTTTGATCAAAATTTTCAGTTTAATCCTGGCGCCCAGCTCAATTTAACTTTGGTCAACACCGAAAGTAACACAAAGTTGGAGGCGCAAATGCTCCCTGATAATAACAGATATATTTTTAGTGCAGATAATCTCGAGGCTGGGGAGTATAATTATACTGTTAGGGAAGCTACTTCAGGAATTTCGAGAAGTGGAACTTTTACAGTACTGGAGTATAATGTTGAACAACAGTTTTCTTCAGCAAATATTTCTAAACTTAGAAACCTGGCATTTTCTGTTGGAAGTGAAGTATATTTTCTCGATACTCCCGGCCAGTTAATATCAGATCTGCTGGAGGACAATCGTTACCCAAGCTTGCAAAAAAGCCACGAAAAAGCCGTACCTTTGATAAGTTGGAAAATTTTACTAATCCTGCTCATTTTCAGCCTTAGTGCTGAGTGGTTTACACGAAAATACTTCGGCTTAATTTAA
- a CDS encoding prohibitin family protein codes for MDRLPKIGLPILFVVIVLIILIAKSTVTINSGEAGVLYQTFGGGVVTDEEPLGEGFHVVAPWNRVFVYEVRQQSLDEKMQVLSSNGLEINLDATVWFQPSYSNLGKLHQERGEDYIQRVLQPAIRSAARSVVGRYIPEQLYASKREAIQREIFEETQILLQNQYVQINEVLVRDVSLPPTIKDAIERKLRQEQESLEYVFRLTKAEQEAERQRIESEGKARANQILSASLNDQILKEKGIQATLELSKSPNAKVVVIGGGDGMPLILGDN; via the coding sequence ATGGATAGATTACCAAAAATTGGATTGCCAATTTTATTTGTAGTAATAGTATTAATTATACTTATTGCCAAATCTACAGTTACAATTAATTCCGGAGAGGCCGGGGTGTTATATCAAACTTTTGGGGGAGGTGTTGTCACAGATGAAGAACCTTTGGGAGAAGGATTCCACGTTGTGGCTCCCTGGAACAGAGTCTTTGTATACGAAGTTCGCCAGCAGTCACTTGATGAAAAAATGCAGGTTCTTTCTTCAAATGGTTTGGAAATCAATCTGGATGCCACTGTTTGGTTTCAACCGTCTTATTCCAACCTGGGAAAACTTCATCAGGAAAGAGGGGAAGATTATATTCAAAGGGTGTTGCAACCTGCCATTCGTTCTGCAGCAAGAAGTGTTGTAGGTAGATATATTCCGGAGCAACTTTATGCAAGTAAGAGAGAAGCAATTCAAAGAGAGATCTTCGAAGAGACCCAGATCCTGCTTCAAAATCAATATGTGCAGATCAACGAGGTACTGGTGAGAGATGTCTCTTTACCACCTACTATCAAGGACGCAATTGAAAGAAAGCTACGCCAGGAACAGGAGTCGCTGGAATACGTTTTCCGTCTTACAAAAGCTGAACAGGAAGCCGAAAGACAAAGAATTGAATCGGAAGGTAAGGCTCGTGCTAACCAGATCTTAAGTGCATCTCTTAATGATCAAATTCTTAAGGAAAAAGGGATTCAGGCGACATTAGAGCTCTCAAAATCACCTAATGCAAAAGTGGTAGTTATTGGTGGAGGCGACGGGATGCCTTTAATTTTGGGTGATAATTAA